One window of Leptospira wolbachii serovar Codice str. CDC genomic DNA carries:
- a CDS encoding glycosyltransferase family 4 protein, producing MKVLFDHQIFALQSYGGISRYFFELMTHLQNFKNVTVKNSILYSRNVYLDDRFPHSEYVNYENWLFPGYFKGKNRLFKILQNFGLAPDHERKMKEFVFHELKIGKYDIFHPTYYDPYFIDHLSEIGRPFVCTVYDLIHEKFPDFFPDSEELIKNKILSINSAKRIIAISQSTKKDLIDIYNISPEKIDVVYLAVEGKRKVSSDRNDREKYILFVGNRSHYKNFIFFIESVFPLLNEFPDLLLYAAGGGDFTLEEICLFRKLELDDRIIHRKFNDDVSLMELYRNATIFVFPSLYEGFGIPLLEAMSAGCPVVCSNTSSFLEVGGESVQYFDPTNSESIEKSIREVLTRIDLQIHLRESGLKNVTRFSWEKTASDTRRVYEKSINY from the coding sequence TTGAAAGTTTTATTTGATCACCAAATATTTGCACTCCAATCTTATGGAGGTATTTCTAGATATTTTTTTGAGTTAATGACTCATCTCCAGAATTTCAAAAACGTGACTGTAAAAAATTCCATTTTATATTCTAGAAATGTTTATTTGGATGATCGGTTTCCCCATAGCGAATACGTAAATTATGAGAACTGGCTGTTTCCCGGTTATTTTAAGGGCAAAAATCGTTTATTTAAAATATTGCAAAATTTTGGATTAGCTCCTGATCATGAAAGGAAAATGAAAGAGTTTGTTTTTCATGAGTTAAAAATTGGGAAATATGATATTTTTCATCCTACTTATTATGATCCATATTTCATAGATCACTTAAGTGAGATTGGGCGACCTTTTGTCTGTACCGTATACGATCTTATTCATGAAAAGTTTCCTGATTTTTTTCCTGATTCCGAGGAGTTAATTAAAAATAAAATCTTAAGCATAAATTCTGCAAAACGGATTATTGCTATCTCGCAAAGTACGAAAAAAGATTTAATTGATATATATAATATTTCTCCGGAAAAAATCGATGTTGTATATTTGGCAGTTGAAGGAAAGCGTAAAGTTAGTTCAGATAGAAATGATAGAGAGAAATATATTTTGTTTGTTGGAAATCGCTCCCATTATAAGAATTTTATTTTTTTTATTGAGAGTGTTTTTCCGCTACTGAATGAGTTTCCTGATCTTCTTTTATATGCGGCAGGCGGCGGTGATTTTACTTTAGAAGAAATATGTTTATTCCGAAAATTAGAGCTCGATGATAGGATCATTCATAGGAAATTTAATGATGATGTTTCATTAATGGAACTATACAGAAACGCTACAATCTTTGTTTTTCCGTCTTTATACGAGGGATTCGGAATACCTTTGCTTGAAGCGATGTCGGCTGGTTGTCCGGTGGTTTGTAGTAATACATCATCGTTTCTGGAAGTAGGAGGAGAGTCAGTTCAATATTTTGATCCAACAAACTCTGAATCGATAGAAAAATCAATTAGAGAAGTTCTCACAAGAATTGATCTTCAAATTCACTTAAGGGAATCTGGCTTAAAAAATGTTACTCGTTTTTCTTGGGAAAAGACAGCGAGTGATACGCGTCGCGTATATGAGAAAAGCATAAATTACTGA
- a CDS encoding glycosyltransferase family 2 protein: MKSIDLVIPSFNEEGNIKSLFERIVNLNIKNYKLRLLFVDDGSKDDTLFEIKKLVKKKNGLKVSYISFSRNFGHQVALKAGIDHSKADAVISMDADLQHPPELIPKLIKKWEDGAEIVYTIRKDDENVSWFKRNTASLFYHLLNYLSGLQISHGAADFRLLDKKVIQALKLYNEKNLFIRGLVTAIGFKKESIEYTPELRVWGVSKYSIKKMILFALDGITSFSVKPLHFATYFGLLLSFFSGGYGIYAIIIFFTSDSVVTGWASVLTSVLFIGGVQLIILGILGEYLGKLFIQSKGRPNYLISEKDI, from the coding sequence ATGAAATCAATTGATCTTGTTATTCCGTCTTTTAATGAAGAGGGAAACATTAAGTCCCTGTTTGAGCGAATTGTTAATTTAAATATTAAAAATTACAAATTGCGTTTATTATTTGTTGATGATGGTAGTAAAGATGATACGCTGTTCGAAATCAAGAAATTAGTCAAAAAGAAGAATGGTTTAAAAGTTTCTTATATCTCTTTTTCGCGAAATTTTGGACATCAGGTTGCCTTAAAGGCGGGTATCGATCACTCAAAAGCTGATGCCGTAATCTCTATGGATGCGGATTTACAACATCCTCCAGAACTTATACCTAAATTAATCAAAAAATGGGAGGATGGTGCTGAAATTGTTTATACAATACGGAAGGACGATGAAAACGTTTCCTGGTTTAAGAGGAATACAGCATCCCTGTTTTATCATTTACTCAACTATTTGTCTGGGTTGCAGATTTCACATGGAGCAGCTGATTTTAGGCTTCTGGATAAAAAAGTGATTCAAGCATTAAAATTGTATAATGAAAAAAACCTATTTATCAGGGGACTTGTTACAGCAATTGGATTTAAAAAGGAATCTATCGAGTATACACCAGAATTAAGAGTATGGGGTGTAAGTAAATATAGCATAAAGAAGATGATTTTATTTGCGTTAGATGGAATCACTTCCTTTTCAGTAAAACCATTGCATTTTGCTACCTACTTTGGATTGTTGCTTTCATTTTTTTCTGGGGGCTATGGGATTTATGCGATTATAATTTTTTTTACTTCAGATAGTGTTGTCACTGGATGGGCTTCTGTACTTACAAGTGTATTATTTATCGGTGGTGTTCAACTAATTATACTAGGAATCCTCGGTGAATATTTAGGAAAATTATTTATTCAGTCGAAGGGAAGACCAAACTATCTTATATCTGAGAAGGATATTTAA
- a CDS encoding class I SAM-dependent methyltransferase, translating into MKCKICNAEASRKLKGLRYLGRFDGEVYQCPNCKYLQVFPADWLEDAYTESIAITDTGIVARNLLFVKRITVLLTIIDFKLRIPSLFLLLFKSFVRYFCKKKFRKYNLNILDFGGGYGLLVRMLRDVGFNAEWRDLFTKNLFARGFESKSKNYDCILSFEVLEHLENPLFELDNIFLGFRPNLFVFSTLLYGEEVPDKNWWYFSPETGQHIGFYNERTLRFIADKYGYFYISIDSGFHVFSKKKLHSDTIRFFVLRSDYFFPTFAKVYRSLTLTDNKKMINSII; encoded by the coding sequence ATGAAATGCAAAATCTGTAACGCTGAAGCTTCGCGCAAACTCAAGGGATTAAGATACCTTGGCCGGTTTGATGGAGAAGTTTATCAATGCCCTAACTGTAAATATTTGCAAGTATTTCCTGCAGATTGGTTAGAGGATGCGTATACTGAAAGTATTGCAATAACAGACACAGGAATTGTTGCTCGAAATTTACTTTTTGTGAAAAGAATTACAGTTTTACTTACCATTATTGATTTCAAACTTCGAATCCCATCGCTTTTTCTTCTGCTGTTTAAAAGTTTCGTTCGTTACTTCTGTAAAAAGAAATTTAGAAAATATAATCTGAATATTTTAGATTTTGGAGGAGGATATGGTCTTTTAGTACGTATGTTAAGAGATGTTGGATTTAATGCGGAATGGAGAGACCTGTTTACTAAAAATCTTTTCGCACGCGGATTTGAAAGTAAAAGTAAAAACTATGACTGCATTCTAAGTTTCGAAGTCTTAGAACATTTGGAAAATCCTTTGTTTGAACTAGATAATATTTTTCTAGGCTTTCGGCCCAATTTATTTGTCTTTTCAACTTTGCTTTACGGTGAAGAAGTTCCCGACAAGAATTGGTGGTATTTTTCGCCAGAGACCGGTCAGCACATAGGTTTTTATAATGAAAGGACACTTCGCTTTATTGCAGATAAATATGGATATTTTTATATATCTATAGATTCGGGATTCCACGTTTTTTCAAAAAAGAAACTACATTCGGATACAATCCGTTTTTTCGTTTTACGATCTGATTATTTTTTCCCAACTTTCGCCAAGGTTTATAGAAGCTTAACATTAACTGACAATAAAAAAATGATAAATAGTATTATTTGA
- a CDS encoding glycosyltransferase family 2 protein yields the protein MIPKKNLYIISIVTPSFNQGEFIERTLRSVISQTGDFYIDYIIMDGKSNDKTVDILEFYQEKYNSGDFVCEIGGRTFKKFQIDSNCKVNCLGISYQFYSEKDKGQTNAINKGWKLALGNIVAWLNSDDVYLPSALTKIVKVLSKTDIYALYAIGIHIDKHDNLIEFYPIETYSFARLLDYCIICQPTVFLRRDVLEKVGFLNESLGFCMDYEYWIRVAKVFEFVFLSEPIACTRIHENTKTSQNLNVHREIVEMQNKLVGKVSSHWLFYYAKYYLIKKEFFRNEYFLKFFTRVFTFFLRLKYK from the coding sequence ATGATTCCGAAGAAAAACTTATATATAATTTCAATTGTGACTCCTTCGTTTAACCAGGGGGAGTTTATTGAGAGAACATTGCGATCTGTCATTTCTCAAACAGGTGACTTCTATATCGATTATATCATAATGGATGGAAAATCTAACGATAAAACTGTAGATATTTTAGAGTTTTATCAAGAAAAATATAATTCCGGAGATTTTGTCTGTGAAATTGGTGGTCGCACATTCAAAAAGTTTCAGATAGATTCGAATTGCAAAGTAAATTGTCTTGGCATTAGTTATCAGTTCTATTCTGAAAAAGATAAAGGACAAACGAATGCGATCAATAAAGGATGGAAACTAGCACTTGGAAATATTGTTGCTTGGTTAAATTCTGATGATGTTTATCTACCAAGTGCATTGACTAAAATCGTAAAAGTATTAAGTAAAACAGATATTTACGCTCTTTATGCTATAGGAATCCATATTGATAAACATGATAATTTGATTGAGTTTTATCCAATTGAAACCTACTCTTTCGCAAGACTTCTTGATTATTGTATCATTTGCCAACCTACCGTGTTTTTAAGGCGGGATGTATTGGAAAAAGTAGGATTTTTAAATGAATCTCTTGGATTCTGTATGGATTATGAATATTGGATAAGAGTTGCTAAAGTTTTCGAATTTGTATTTCTTAGTGAACCGATTGCTTGTACTCGGATACACGAAAATACCAAAACCAGTCAAAACTTAAATGTTCATCGCGAAATTGTAGAAATGCAAAATAAATTGGTCGGAAAAGTATCCAGTCATTGGTTATTTTATTATGCAAAGTATTATTTGATCAAAAAGGAATTCTTCAGAAATGAATATTTTTTGAAATTTTTTACTAGAGTTTTTACTTTTTTCTTGAGATTAAAATACAAGTAA
- a CDS encoding glycosyltransferase family 4 protein, with protein MGNYINPIRNVYLTNDFIFHSPFLPFPDFIKETKVKKVITIYDLIAVLYPEFFEGNQDKVVWKIIRNIDSETSIVTISEHSKNDIVGYIPFFDQTKISVIPLAAEEIFYEIKGNELIDEIISQFGLETKKYILTVSTLEPRKNLKSSLRAFLRLAESGLDADIKFVVLGGKGWGAGLVDLEAEFPNVYQNRVLFLGFIPDEKMAYIYSGALFFVYLSLYEGFGLPPLEAMKCGIPVLVSNTSSLPEVIGNAGISVNPKVELEIIKGMKSLIEDPNLRIKLSELSTQQAALFSWDKSAYKLKKVYRNISK; from the coding sequence TTGGGAAATTATATAAATCCAATCCGTAATGTTTATCTAACGAATGATTTCATATTTCATAGTCCTTTTTTGCCCTTTCCTGATTTTATAAAAGAAACAAAAGTTAAGAAAGTTATCACTATCTATGATTTGATCGCCGTATTATATCCAGAATTTTTTGAAGGAAATCAGGATAAGGTTGTTTGGAAGATTATTAGAAACATTGACTCTGAAACATCTATAGTTACAATTTCGGAACATAGTAAAAACGACATAGTTGGATATATTCCTTTTTTTGACCAAACTAAGATTTCTGTTATCCCATTGGCTGCGGAAGAGATATTTTACGAAATCAAAGGAAACGAATTGATTGATGAGATAATTTCTCAATTCGGTTTAGAAACAAAAAAATACATTCTTACTGTTTCTACTCTCGAACCTAGAAAAAATCTAAAATCTTCTTTGCGGGCATTTTTGCGTTTAGCAGAGAGTGGGTTAGATGCAGACATAAAATTTGTTGTCTTGGGTGGGAAAGGGTGGGGTGCGGGGCTCGTCGATTTAGAAGCTGAATTTCCTAACGTTTATCAAAATCGTGTCCTATTTTTAGGATTTATTCCCGATGAAAAGATGGCCTATATTTATTCAGGTGCTTTATTTTTTGTTTACCTCTCTTTATATGAAGGATTTGGGTTACCGCCTTTAGAGGCTATGAAATGTGGAATTCCTGTATTAGTATCTAATACATCATCGTTACCTGAAGTAATCGGTAATGCCGGTATATCGGTGAACCCGAAGGTTGAATTGGAAATCATTAAAGGAATGAAGAGTCTTATCGAGGATCCAAATTTGCGAATTAAACTTTCGGAGCTTTCTACGCAGCAGGCTGCGCTGTTTAGCTGGGATAAATCAGCATATAAACTAAAAAAGGTTTATCGAAATATTTCTAAATGA
- a CDS encoding glycosyltransferase family 4 protein: MKILFDHQIFFQNQYGGISKIFLEIFKRLDDKKIEYSCSVDLSGYTEGIIFEKYTKKLINRVSFFSLYTAYKVGIVLLQKLKFPIPDFILSKDSGVKRLSLSKQIMCLNEEVNDAILKDEYTVFHPTYYHRYFLPLLKKSNTKMVLTIHDCVHEIFPEFYGSNNFILRNREILSVAADKIVCVSHSTKADFLRLYSHIPEEKVSVIYNAGDLSKEPILNPSPFDKEYLLFVGNRGEYKNFNFLLKAFSLIPKEKNLYLVCAGGKKFSPHEQYEINNMNLEKQVVHVSFSSETTLANLYRNAKLFIYPSLYEGFGIPILEAMSVGCPVFCSQINVFKEVAGDAAEFFDPLNPSALSDLLVESLDSIEKLNSLRVKGFTRVQNYSWEKCADSYLKIYKELSKV, encoded by the coding sequence ATGAAAATTCTTTTTGACCATCAAATCTTTTTCCAGAATCAATACGGTGGCATCTCAAAGATTTTTTTGGAAATATTTAAACGACTAGATGATAAAAAAATCGAATATTCATGTTCTGTTGATTTGTCTGGTTATACGGAAGGAATCATTTTTGAAAAATATACAAAAAAACTAATCAATCGAGTAAGTTTTTTTTCTCTATACACGGCTTATAAAGTAGGAATTGTTTTATTGCAAAAACTTAAATTTCCCATTCCTGATTTTATCCTTAGTAAAGATAGCGGAGTCAAAAGATTAAGCCTTTCTAAACAGATCATGTGTTTGAATGAAGAGGTGAACGATGCCATTTTAAAAGATGAATATACTGTATTTCATCCTACTTATTATCATCGTTACTTTTTGCCCTTACTAAAAAAAAGTAATACCAAAATGGTTTTGACAATTCATGACTGTGTTCATGAAATATTTCCGGAATTCTATGGCTCTAACAATTTTATACTCAGAAATAGAGAAATTCTAAGTGTTGCAGCTGATAAGATAGTCTGTGTATCGCATTCTACTAAGGCTGATTTTCTTCGATTATATAGTCACATTCCGGAGGAAAAAGTTTCTGTTATCTATAATGCAGGCGATTTATCGAAAGAACCTATTCTAAATCCTTCTCCCTTTGATAAGGAATACCTTCTGTTTGTAGGTAATCGGGGAGAGTATAAAAATTTTAATTTTCTGCTGAAAGCCTTTAGTTTAATACCAAAGGAAAAAAATCTCTATTTAGTTTGTGCCGGCGGTAAAAAGTTTAGCCCGCACGAACAATATGAAATAAATAACATGAACTTAGAAAAACAGGTAGTTCATGTTTCTTTTTCATCGGAAACAACGCTTGCGAATTTATATAGAAATGCAAAATTGTTCATTTATCCTTCGCTATACGAAGGTTTCGGCATTCCGATATTGGAAGCGATGTCTGTTGGTTGTCCTGTTTTTTGTAGTCAAATTAATGTATTTAAAGAAGTCGCAGGTGACGCTGCTGAATTTTTTGACCCCCTGAACCCTTCTGCACTTAGTGATTTATTAGTAGAGAGCCTAGACTCTATCGAAAAACTGAATTCCTTACGCGTTAAAGGATTTACTCGGGTTCAAAATTATTCTTGGGAAAAATGTGCTGACTCATATTTAAAAATTTATAAAGAATTAAGTAAGGTTTAA
- a CDS encoding glycosyltransferase family 2 protein, whose product MNTNPLVTIITVVRNAEKTIQRTLASALNQKHVNMEVIVWDGLSSDNTLNEIAKYKGQFKLISAKDSGVYDAMNQALKMASGEWILFLNADDYFCSENSLHSLLEAIETSDVDYVCGYAKMLFGLRNWEPKTLTDVDYFLGNPANHQSYLCKKSIYENLGGFSLKYKYAADVEFMYRVIQYGYKGIRILKPIVHYSLGGLSTKNLSTGVAELDEIRSVFLNSDVDFAKKCRLVFVDGLEFSDVFKNGILDREWSKTQREFLENFFRNNQSIESSSTLRIFKNKLTRFIKQSLKQFVFIFLKVIPSRYI is encoded by the coding sequence TTGAATACCAATCCGTTAGTTACAATAATAACAGTTGTTCGTAATGCAGAGAAGACGATTCAAAGGACATTAGCTTCCGCATTAAATCAAAAGCATGTAAATATGGAAGTTATTGTTTGGGATGGACTTAGTTCTGATAACACTCTGAACGAAATTGCAAAATACAAAGGTCAGTTTAAATTAATTTCGGCGAAAGACTCAGGTGTTTATGATGCTATGAACCAGGCATTAAAAATGGCCAGCGGTGAATGGATCCTTTTCTTGAATGCAGATGATTATTTTTGTTCTGAGAATTCTTTACATTCACTTTTAGAAGCGATTGAAACATCGGATGTGGATTATGTTTGCGGATATGCAAAGATGTTATTCGGTTTGAGAAACTGGGAGCCCAAAACTTTAACTGATGTTGATTATTTTTTGGGTAATCCGGCAAATCATCAATCCTATTTATGCAAAAAAAGCATTTATGAAAACTTAGGTGGATTTAGTCTAAAATATAAATATGCTGCCGATGTTGAGTTTATGTATCGCGTGATTCAGTATGGATATAAAGGCATTCGTATATTGAAACCTATTGTTCATTATTCGCTTGGCGGCTTGTCGACGAAGAATTTGTCCACAGGAGTTGCCGAGTTAGATGAAATTAGATCTGTGTTTTTGAACTCTGATGTCGACTTTGCAAAAAAATGCCGTTTGGTTTTTGTTGATGGGTTGGAATTTTCTGACGTTTTTAAAAATGGGATATTGGACCGAGAATGGTCAAAAACTCAACGGGAGTTTTTGGAGAATTTTTTTCGAAATAATCAATCCATTGAATCATCCTCTACTTTACGCATTTTTAAAAATAAGTTAACCCGTTTTATTAAACAAAGTTTAAAGCAATTTGTTTTTATCTTTTTAAAAGTTATTCCCTCAAGATATATATGA
- the glf gene encoding UDP-galactopyranose mutase, translating to MKKILVVGAGFSGAVVANSLAKTGRYLVEVIDERSHIGGNCHTEKDPDTGIMIHKYGPHIFHTSNEVVWDYVNRFDRFIPFVNRVKSVYNGQVYSLPINLHTINQFYGKAFSPAEAIDWIKEKGDKSILDPKTFEEQAKKFVGEELYKAFFYGYTKKQWGCEPADLPASILKRLPVRFSYDDNYYNDRFQGIPENGYSYVIEKILTHKFITVKLNEKFSNESRSNYHHIFYTGPIDAFFSFHHGRLGYRTVFFKEYRKDGDHQGNPVINYADESVPYTRIHEHKHFTPWESFDKTIYFEEYSKETSEVDIPYYPKRLEGDLKILKLYEEEVEQIKNVSFLGRLATYRYLDMHQIIEEALECAERYLEKDVPV from the coding sequence ATGAAAAAAATTTTAGTCGTTGGTGCAGGTTTTTCTGGAGCAGTTGTCGCTAATTCGTTGGCAAAGACCGGTCGTTATTTAGTCGAAGTTATTGATGAACGTAGTCATATTGGTGGGAATTGTCATACTGAAAAAGATCCAGATACAGGTATTATGATTCATAAATATGGTCCGCATATTTTTCATACTAGTAACGAAGTTGTATGGGATTATGTGAATCGATTTGATCGTTTTATCCCGTTTGTGAATAGGGTTAAATCTGTATACAATGGGCAGGTATATTCCCTCCCAATAAATTTGCACACTATTAATCAATTTTATGGTAAGGCCTTTTCGCCGGCGGAAGCTATTGATTGGATTAAAGAGAAAGGTGACAAATCAATTCTAGATCCAAAAACTTTTGAGGAACAAGCTAAAAAGTTTGTAGGTGAAGAATTATATAAGGCATTTTTTTACGGATATACAAAGAAACAATGGGGCTGCGAGCCCGCCGATTTGCCTGCTTCCATTCTGAAGAGGTTACCTGTTCGTTTCTCTTATGATGACAATTATTACAATGATCGTTTTCAAGGAATCCCGGAAAACGGTTACTCGTATGTGATAGAAAAAATATTAACGCATAAATTTATTACGGTGAAGTTAAATGAGAAATTTTCAAACGAAAGTAGGAGTAATTATCATCATATTTTTTATACAGGCCCAATAGATGCATTTTTTTCTTTTCATCATGGGCGATTAGGTTATAGAACAGTTTTTTTTAAAGAATACAGGAAAGATGGAGATCACCAAGGGAATCCGGTTATCAATTATGCCGACGAATCAGTGCCATATACAAGAATACACGAACATAAACATTTTACTCCTTGGGAATCTTTTGATAAAACTATCTACTTTGAAGAATATAGTAAGGAAACTTCTGAGGTCGATATACCATACTATCCTAAGAGATTAGAAGGAGATTTAAAGATACTTAAATTATATGAGGAGGAGGTTGAGCAGATTAAAAATGTTAGTTTTTTAGGCCGTTTAGCTACTTATCGATATTTAGATATGCACCAAATTATCGAAGAAGCTCTTGAATGTGCAGAAAGATATTTAGAAAAGGATGTCCCTGTCTAA
- a CDS encoding glycosyltransferase family 2 protein, with translation MPKVSVIMPAYNAVDFLEDSVLSLTNQTFKDWELLLIDDCSKDKTAELAMQLAKKDKRIIFIPKDKNSGSADTRNIGIKKASGEYIAFLDADDLWDIGFLESMISHIELYKAPFAFSSYRIIDEAGVEFCDPFLVQKKKYSYRDLLFYNRVGLLTAVYSVSAVGKKYFDPSLKSLRDDYALWLDIMKEAEFAMGNSEILASYRVRRGAATSNKKKVMIAHFKMLKNREKINPFFAFFLTLIHGLRGLSKYRTKKLPT, from the coding sequence ATGCCTAAAGTATCAGTAATTATGCCCGCTTATAATGCGGTTGATTTTTTAGAGGATTCTGTTTTATCCTTAACCAACCAAACTTTTAAAGACTGGGAATTATTGCTCATTGACGATTGTTCAAAAGATAAAACGGCTGAACTGGCAATGCAGTTGGCTAAAAAAGACAAGCGGATTATCTTTATACCGAAAGATAAAAATTCAGGTTCTGCAGATACCCGTAATATTGGGATTAAAAAGGCAAGTGGTGAATATATAGCTTTTTTAGATGCCGATGATCTATGGGATATTGGTTTTTTAGAATCTATGATCTCGCATATAGAGCTTTATAAAGCACCATTTGCATTCTCATCTTATCGAATTATTGATGAAGCTGGTGTTGAATTCTGCGATCCATTTTTAGTTCAGAAGAAAAAATATTCTTATCGTGACCTCCTGTTTTACAATCGGGTTGGACTTCTTACTGCCGTATATTCTGTATCTGCAGTTGGTAAGAAATATTTTGATCCTAGTTTAAAAAGCCTGCGAGATGACTATGCACTTTGGTTGGATATCATGAAAGAGGCTGAATTTGCTATGGGAAATTCTGAAATACTTGCAAGTTATCGTGTGCGAAGAGGCGCAGCTACATCTAACAAAAAGAAAGTGATGATAGCTCATTTTAAAATGCTAAAAAATCGCGAAAAAATTAATCCATTTTTTGCTTTTTTTCTAACTTTGATTCATGGTCTTAGAGGACTTTCTAAATACCGCACTAAAAAACTTCCCACCTAA
- a CDS encoding glycosyltransferase family 2 protein translates to MVVKKSSVKAGSTAKTSLIIPIYNEAGHLLEFLEKVDALVLSTKKELVFIDDASRDNSLEILQNYRFRSEHKILTQGKNQGKGAALHRGISEATGNIIIVQDADFEYDMDEIPMLIDPIAKGKADVVFGSRFKKDGRQVHRTFHYLINRILTILSNILSGLYLTDMETCYKAFRAEIIQNISLESKRFGFEPEITAKVARLKIKVQEFPISYYPRNYLEGKKITWKDGIAALRHIIFFNLFANKREFFSKSLPEKYIPKTANWL, encoded by the coding sequence ATGGTAGTTAAAAAGAGTTCTGTAAAAGCGGGATCGACCGCAAAAACTTCCCTCATCATCCCCATTTATAACGAGGCAGGCCACCTCTTAGAGTTTCTTGAAAAAGTGGATGCCTTGGTTCTTTCTACCAAAAAAGAGCTCGTATTTATTGACGATGCCTCGAGGGATAATTCCCTTGAAATTTTGCAAAATTACCGTTTTCGTTCTGAACATAAAATCCTAACTCAAGGAAAGAATCAAGGTAAGGGAGCTGCCCTTCACAGAGGCATATCTGAAGCTACCGGAAATATAATCATTGTTCAGGATGCGGACTTTGAATATGACATGGATGAGATTCCGATGTTGATCGATCCGATTGCGAAAGGCAAAGCAGATGTAGTGTTTGGATCTCGCTTTAAGAAAGATGGGCGTCAAGTGCATCGCACGTTCCACTATCTTATCAATCGTATTCTTACTATTCTTTCTAATATCCTAAGTGGATTGTATCTGACGGATATGGAAACTTGTTATAAGGCATTTCGTGCAGAGATTATACAAAATATTTCTTTGGAATCAAAAAGATTTGGCTTTGAACCGGAAATTACTGCTAAGGTTGCCAGATTAAAAATCAAAGTCCAAGAGTTTCCCATATCTTATTATCCAAGGAATTATTTAGAGGGGAAGAAGATCACATGGAAAGATGGGATTGCCGCACTCAGACATATAATCTTTTTTAACTTGTTCGCAAATAAACGGGAGTTCTTTTCTAAATCTCTCCCTGAAAAATACATTCCCAAAACCGCAAACTGGCTCTAA